The following coding sequences lie in one Candidatus Woesearchaeota archaeon genomic window:
- a CDS encoding ABC transporter ATP-binding protein produces the protein LARALLRSPQLLILDEASANLDAQTEEKIAALIHERKGTCTAIIVSHRPGMLQYTDHVLHLGNKTQRNNKNQRETRL, from the coding sequence CTCGCCCGCGCCCTGCTCCGCTCTCCCCAACTCTTGATCCTCGACGAAGCCTCTGCCAATCTCGACGCCCAAACAGAAGAAAAGATCGCCGCTCTCATCCACGAACGAAAAGGAACTTGCACCGCGATCATCGTCTCTCACCGCCCAGGAATGCTCCAATACACCGACCATGTGCTTCACTTAGGAAACAAAACGCAACGAAATAACAAAAACCAAAGAGAGACAAGACTTTGA